The region TTAAAATATCGTTTAATTTTTTCAATTTAAAAATTTCTTCAACTGCTTTTTTATAACCACCCGTTTTCTTAAAAGAATTACTTATTTTTTTTATGTTTTTAAGATAACTAGAATCGTATAAAACTTTTTCAACCGAACTTTTTAGTATTTTAGGTGTAAGCTTATCTTTGTCAAGAGAAATGGTAGCTTTAAGCTCTGCAGCCCTACCTGCCATATATGGTTGATCTGCTCCAATAGGTATTGCTACAAAAGGTACATTATTATATATTAAGTCACTAGTACTATTCATACCAGCATGAGTTATTGCTACATCAGTATATTTTAAAATTTTTGATTGTGGTACATAATTTCTTACAATAAAATTATCTGGTATATCAAACTTAGACAGATCTAAATTATATGCTGACATAACCACAGTGAAATCTGTATTAGCGAAGGTTTTAAAGAAAACATCATAAAGTTTATTGTCAGTATTATTAAAAACTGTGCCTAATGAAATATAAGCAACTTTTTTACCTTCTAATTTTTCAAATGGAAAATTTATATTTTCTTTTCTGTCATATATAGGTGGCCCTATAAATTTGAAACTATCATCATAATATTCTGTATGTGCAACAAAATATTTAGAAGTATACGCAATATTTATATCACCTTTATTAAAAAATAACTCAAATATATTATCTGGCAAATCTACATCATATTTTATTTTTAATTGCTGCGAAACATCTTTATAGACATTATTAACTGGATGATTTTTCAATTCATTTACATCGATTAACTCTCTCCTTTGTTCAACCAATTCTTTAGCAGTAGCGAATACTGCAAAGGAAGCAACAGACGGTACTTTTAATATTTGAGCAATAATTTTCCCAACTGGAAACATAGATCCATAAACAATATAATCATATTTTATACCTTTAATTTGCTCCAAAATATCTGAAATAATAACATCGATTGATTTTATTATTTCAGATAAATGATTTAAATAATACTTAAGATTGGGTTTAATATTAATGTTTTGTTTTTGGGTCAATGGATTTGTTTTTTCGTTATAGCTTTTAAAATTAGCACCGGCTTGTTCAATTTTGCTTCTAAATTCATTAGTACAGAAATAGGTTACATTTTCACCGTGTTTCACTAATTCAGACACAATTCCTAGGGTCGGATTAACATGCCCATGGGCAGGCATATTCAAGAAAAGTACTTTTGACATATTATCACATCCTTACATTATTTATACCATTACATTACTACAATTGTTTATTTTGTCAATAATTACAGCGAGTATAATAAATAAAAAATACCCATTATCAGAAGCAATACCAGCGCCAGTGTTATCAGGGGCAAATCAAAAACTATTACATTACATTTAACATAAACAAAAAAAGGCGCATCAACGATAGATACGTCTTGTAGGAGAAATATAAAATAATTTACCTATAACTTGAAATTTTCTATAATAATCAATCCACTTTTGCGCACATAATAAATATGATTGCATATTTTCTCATTAACATTAATGAGATGTGTCATTTACTAGGCTAGCAATAGCTTTGACTATGCACTTCCACGTTCCTTTAGGCATGTCATGTCCCATTCCTTTAATCAAAAGTAATTTAGCATTGGGTATCGTACGTGCTGTATCTTTCCCTGCTTCAACAGGAAACAATGGATCTGCAGTTCCATGAATCACCAGTGTTGGAATTGTTAATAGTGAAAGATGTTGTCTCCTATCTCCATTAGCAACTAATGCCG is a window of Clostridium pasteurianum DNA encoding:
- a CDS encoding macrolide family glycosyltransferase codes for the protein MSKVLFLNMPAHGHVNPTLGIVSELVKHGENVTYFCTNEFRSKIEQAGANFKSYNEKTNPLTQKQNINIKPNLKYYLNHLSEIIKSIDVIISDILEQIKGIKYDYIVYGSMFPVGKIIAQILKVPSVASFAVFATAKELVEQRRELIDVNELKNHPVNNVYKDVSQQLKIKYDVDLPDNIFELFFNKGDINIAYTSKYFVAHTEYYDDSFKFIGPPIYDRKENINFPFEKLEGKKVAYISLGTVFNNTDNKLYDVFFKTFANTDFTVVMSAYNLDLSKFDIPDNFIVRNYVPQSKILKYTDVAITHAGMNSTSDLIYNNVPFVAIPIGADQPYMAGRAAELKATISLDKDKLTPKILKSSVEKVLYDSSYLKNIKKISNSFKKTGGYKKAVEEIFKLKKLNDILN